In Lysinibacillus sp. 2017, the DNA window GAAAATATTAAAAGACAAAGGCTACAAAAAAACAGATAAACGAGAGTTGATTTTGGGTATGTTTGCTGCCACGGAAAAATATTTAACTGCTCGTGATTTGTTAGATGTACTAAAAAAAGACTTTCCAGGCATGAGTTTTGACACGATTTATCGAAACTTAGCCACGTTTGTAGAATTAGATATTTTAGAAGAAACAGAGTTAAATGGTGAGCGTAATTTCCGTATGCATTGTGAATCGGATCATCACCATCATCATTTTATTTGTCGCGATTGCGGCGATGTCAAGGAATTATCCATTTGCCCAATGGAAATGCTTGGTGAAAAATTGCCTGGCTATGAAGTGGAAGCACATAAGTTTGAGATTTATGGAAAATGTCCAAAATGTCTTTGATTTTTGCTAGTTATGTTAAGAAATTATCTATAACGATAAACTATTTGCATAATTTTGAAGTTATGTTAAAGTGAATTACAAATTGAATAAGTTTGCAGGGAAAAGATGCATAATGCATAAATGGGAATTCGGTGTAAATCCGAAGCTATGTCCGTAACTGTAAGCGCTGATGAATTTGAGTGATTAGACCACTGCTTTTAGCGGGAAGGTACTCAATAGTAAAGGGAAGCGCGAAGCCAGGAGACCAATCTTTTTCTTATCGTAACACACCTCTTCGGAATTAAAGAGAATGTACGGCAATTATGAAGCGTCACGAACGGTACTATTTTTGTATACCTTTTATTGATATTTTATGAGCCATCCATTTTCTTGGATGGCTTTTTTTTATGGCCATCTCAAGTTTTTAAGAGGATTTAGAAAGGGGGGATTTTATGAAGAAAGATATTCGTTATTCATGCTATCCATTTATGCGTGAAAAAAGTTCATTAGTTGATTATGAAATACGTACAGATTCATTAACATCCAGAATCGGCGCTGTATTACCTGCAATACTTGATGATGAGCTAGCAACTGTTGTATTAGAAGATTTACGCGTTATTCATCCGCTTGCGTATCATGTGAATGGCTCAGTACGCGGAAAATTGGCCATTACCGAGGAAAATCTAAATTGGTTAAGCGCGCGTTATGATTTTTATGTTAAACAGGTGGAACAGACAATTCAACAATTTTTGTTACCTCAAGGGGTAGAAAGTGCTGCAAGGCTTCATATATGTCGAAGTGAAGCGAAAAAATCATACCGTGCTTTACATAAAGTAAGTGAAGAGCGAGATGTACCAGAAATCCTATTTGACTTTTTAGGGTTACTAGCGAATGTCTTGTTCGTAATGGCAGTTTACATGAACAAGCAACATGCACATGAAGAAATTCCATTCATCAGCAAATCTTATCCGATGAAAAAGAAAAAAGGGGAATCATAATGAAATTCAAAATGAAATGGGCCACACCACTTGCAGTAGCACTACTATTAGCGGCATGTGGTAATGACGAGAGCACGACAAGTGAAGCATCAAAAGAACAAGAAACAGTTCAAGAAGCAGCCGCTGAAGGTCCTTATACAGTAGTCGATGACCGCGGTGTGGAAGTAACATTTGATGAAGTACCAGAAACAATTGTTTCGTTACAACCAAGTAACACGGAAATTTTATTTGAGCTTGGCGTGGGTGAGAAAATCGTCGGTGCAACAGACTATGACACATACCCTGAAGCAGCACAAAAAATTGAGCGCGTATCGGATTCAATGGCGATCAACGCAGAACGTATTGTTGAGTTAAACCCGGATGTCATTGTTGCCTATACAATTGGTGATGAAGCGCAAATTGCACAATTAGAAGATGCAGGCTTAAACGTATTTGTCATTGCTTCGGCAACGTCATTTGACGATGTGTACACGGACATTATTCAATTATCAGAAGTAATGGGCGTTGAAGAAAAAGGCGAAGAAGTCGTAGCGACCATTCAAACACAAATTAAAGAAGTACAAGATAAAACGGCCAAGTTAGAAACAAAGAAAAAAGTTTACTATGAGATTTCTCCAGCCCCAGATCTTTGGACTACTGGTAGCGGCACATTCCAGCAGGAAATCATGGACGTGGCAGGTATTGAAAATGTATTTGCTGACCAAGCAAGCTGGATAAGCGTGACAGAAGAAGATGTCATTACACGTAATCCAGAAGTAATCTTAACCACTTCTAACTATTTAGAAGATGCAACGGCTGAAATTTTAGGACGTGCAGGTTGGGATCAAATAAGGGCCGTACAAACTAAACAAGTTTATTTAGTCGATGGCGATGTAATGTCTCGTCCAGCGCCACGTATTGGTGAGGCTGTTCAAATTATGGCAGAAACGGTTTACCCAGAATTATTCAAATAGGATTACAATAAAAGAACAAGCTCGCCAATTGAGCTTGTTTTTTTATTATTTAAAGGTGGTGAGCGAAAATGATTTTTATAACAGGTGGCGTCAGAAGTGGTAAAAGTGCATTTGCTGAACAAACTGCAGCACAGTTTGGCGTTGAAAAGCGATATACCTATATTGCGACAGGTGTTGCTTTCGATGAAGAAATGACACATCGCATTGCCCGTCATCAGCAGGATCGTCAGACACAAATTTTATCTTGGCAAACAATTGAGATGCAGTGTGAATTTCCTAATACATTAAACATGTTAACGGAGCAGGATGTTGTTCTTTTTGAATGTGTTACAACTTGGCTTTCAAATGTTCTTTTTCATGCAGAAAGTATTCAAGAGCCCCAATGTTTTATTACGGAGCAAATCAAGGCATTTCAAAAACAACTACGCTTTTTGATCGAACAAGGTGTTAAAATAATTATTGTTTCCAATGAAGTGTTAGATGAGCCAGCTTCAGCTTATGAAGAAGTGAATTTGTACCGCAAAACATTAGGGGAACTTCATCAGTGGCTAGTAAAGCACAGTACAGAAGCGTATGAAGTACAATTTCAGCTTGTACAGCGTTGGAAGTAGGGAGTGAGCAAGTTGAAAAATAGTGGAATAGGCTTTTTACTCGCATGGCAGTTTTTTTCA includes these proteins:
- a CDS encoding ABC transporter substrate-binding protein translates to MKFKMKWATPLAVALLLAACGNDESTTSEASKEQETVQEAAAEGPYTVVDDRGVEVTFDEVPETIVSLQPSNTEILFELGVGEKIVGATDYDTYPEAAQKIERVSDSMAINAERIVELNPDVIVAYTIGDEAQIAQLEDAGLNVFVIASATSFDDVYTDIIQLSEVMGVEEKGEEVVATIQTQIKEVQDKTAKLETKKKVYYEISPAPDLWTTGSGTFQQEIMDVAGIENVFADQASWISVTEEDVITRNPEVILTTSNYLEDATAEILGRAGWDQIRAVQTKQVYLVDGDVMSRPAPRIGEAVQIMAETVYPELFK
- a CDS encoding bifunctional adenosylcobinamide kinase/adenosylcobinamide-phosphate guanylyltransferase, which codes for MIFITGGVRSGKSAFAEQTAAQFGVEKRYTYIATGVAFDEEMTHRIARHQQDRQTQILSWQTIEMQCEFPNTLNMLTEQDVVLFECVTTWLSNVLFHAESIQEPQCFITEQIKAFQKQLRFLIEQGVKIIIVSNEVLDEPASAYEEVNLYRKTLGELHQWLVKHSTEAYEVQFQLVQRWK
- a CDS encoding Fur family transcriptional regulator gives rise to the protein MNVSRAWKILKDKGYKKTDKRELILGMFAATEKYLTARDLLDVLKKDFPGMSFDTIYRNLATFVELDILEETELNGERNFRMHCESDHHHHHFICRDCGDVKELSICPMEMLGEKLPGYEVEAHKFEIYGKCPKCL